The following nucleotide sequence is from Dyella sp. BiH032.
ATCCACTGCTGGGTTTCCGGCGGCACCATGTGATCTTCCAGCGACGCCTGGTACCAGCATGGCCGCTGCTTCCACGCCGGCGGGCCGGCCTTGTCGTCGAAGCAGCGCGCGGCGATCGGCTTTTGCGCGGCAGCCATGATCAGTGCCGCGTCATCGCCGAGGTCCTGGCAGAAGCTTTCCTTGAAGAGACCGCGGTCCAGCCAGAGGAAGCCGTACTGGTCCGGCCGGATCGCCTTCGCCCCGGCGGGCGATTCGTGGCGGCCCAGCAGTCCGCGTACCGTTTCGCCCTCGTCCGGCGCGAAAGCCGCCACGTACACCAGGCCCGCAACCTTCGGCGCATGGCCCGCGCCTGAAATCACCGCACCGCCATACGAATGGCCCACCAGCAAGACGGGGCCGTCCTGCGCCTCGATCAGGCGGCGGGTTCGCTCGATATCGTCGGCAAGCGACGTCAGTGGATTCTGTACGGCGCACACGCCATACCCCTTGGCATGCAGCACCGGAATCATCTTGCTCCAGTGCGACCCGTCGCCCCAGGCCCCATGCACCAGCACGACGCTCGCTTTCTTGCCCATGACCGATTCCTTGATTGGAGGAGACGGGATCGCCTTTCCATCGTCCGCTGCGCCAAGGGAACGCAAGCGGCGTGAAGTCCCCGTCATGACGAAAGCGCAACGCGTGCTGTGGCATACCCCGCGGCCGAGGACATTCACGCCAAGCCCACTTCCGCCGGTCGCTCAACCCCATCCGGCCGTCCCGAGCGTTGAATGAAGGTCAACAAGGAGAACCGCGATGAAATTCCGCCTGATGCTGCTCCCGCTCGCCCTGGCCGCCTGTTCGCAGACGCCGCCGGACCACGCCGATGGCGCGCCGGCCGCGACGGCATCGACGTCCGTTCCTGCACCTGCACCCGCCCCGGCTTCGTCAGCGCCGGCCGCCGCCTTCGATACCGCGACGCTGGCCAAGTATCACTGGCGCCTCACCGAGGCCACTGGCGGCGACGGCAAACGCATCGATGCGCTGTTCGTCCGGCCGGACCATCCCTTGCAGCTGGACTTCGTGCGTGACCGCCTGAGCGTCGGCAACGCATGCAACCGCCTCGGCGGCAACTTCAGCGTGCAAGGTAACCGCCTAAAGCTCGGGCAGATGGCGCAGACCATGATGGCCTGCGCGGATCCGGCGTTGTCGGCGCTCGACAGCGCCATCTCGCAGCGCCTGCAGGGCCAGCCGAAGATCCAGCTGAAGGACGAAGGCAACGCACCGACGCTGAGCCTGGCCGGTGACAATGGCGACACCTTGGTCTTCACCGGTGATCCCACGGCCGAGACGCGCTACGGCGGCGCAGGCGAAACCGTCTTTCTCGAGGTGGCGCCGGAGACCAAGCCGTGCAGCCATCCGCTCATCCCGAACAAGCAGTGCCTGCAGGTGCGTGAGCGCAAGTACGGTGCGAATGGCGTCGTCGAAAGCAGCGGCGAATGGCAGCCGCTCTACCAGGACATCGAGGGTTACACGCACGAACCGGGCGTCCGCAACGTGTTGCGCGTAAAGCGCTTCGCCGTCAAGCATCCGCCGGCCGATGCGCCGTCGACGGCCTACGTGCTGGACATGGTGGCGGAATCGGCCATCGCGCCTCAGAAGAAGTGACGTAGCAGCCCCAGCAAAAAAAACGCCCCGCCTTCCGTCGGAAGGCGGGGCGTTCGTCATCTGCCCTCAGGCCGCGACGCTGACGCGTCGACGCTCCTCTTCGAGGTCGGCCACCGGGCGCACTTCAATGCTGCCGATGCTCGCCCACGGGAACGACTTGGCGATTTCCAGCGCCTCGTCCATATCCCGGGCTTCGATCAGGTTGAAACCGCCCAGGTATTCCTTGGTCTCCGCGAATGGACCGTCCACCACGGTGGTGCGGCCCTGGCGGATGCGCATGGTGCGGGACTGCGAAGGCGCCTGCAGCTTCTGGCTGTCGATCAGCGTGCCATTCCGCTTCAGTTCGTCGGCCTTGTCCAGGCAGCCGCGCATCATCGTGTCGAACTGTCCGTCCGGCAGATCGCCAAGCAGGCTGTCGTCGCAATAGATCATCACCAGGAACTTCATGGTCGTCCGCTCGCGTCGGTGGGGAAAGCCGCGATGGTAGTACATCCGCGGCGGCACGCCGGCGCGCGGTCTCGCATGCCGTCCGGCGTGTACTGATAACGTTGTCAGCATTCACCTTTCCATCACGCATTTTCGGCGCGCGGGAACCCATGCAGCATTCGCAGGTTTTCGCGTGTTGCGGCGCAAGACTCGGTTTCCCGCCAGGCGTCACAGTTTGCCATTCGCCCAGAAGACAACGTTGTCAATACCAAGGCGCATCGCAGTCTGACGGACACACGCGTAGCGGCACGCGCGCGACGGGCGGGCCTGCGTCTTTCCCTCGGGACGCCCGGCCCGCGGCGCCTTGGACGACAACGCCGCACACCCAAAGAGAGGAGAACGTCTTATGCATGCGAAGCAATCCATGAGATCGCGCGCCCTGTCGATGCTGTTCGGTAGCAGCGCCGGCGCCATGGCATGGGCCGGCCTGTTCGCCGTGGCACCGATGTCCACGGCCGTGGCGCAGGCCCTGCCTGCCTGCGCTCCTGCATGGAGCGCCACCGCCGTCTATGTCGGTGGCGACGTCGCCAGCGAGAACGGCACCAACTACAAGGCCAACTGGTGGACGCAGGGCAACGATCCGGCGACCAACAACGGTGGCCCGGGCACCGGCCAGCCATGGACATCCCAGGGTTCCTGCAGCGGCTCGACTGGCGGAGGCACGGGTGGCGGCAGCGGTGGCGGTTCCGGCGGCGGCACACCGCCTCCGCCACCCGGTACGGGCGCCAACCTGTTGTTCAGCCCCTACAAGGACGCCACCATCAATCTCAACTGGAACACCAACACCATGCAGACGGCGGCGGCGACTGGCACGCCGATTCCGCTGGTCGGCAGCGGCAGCCTCTACGCCAGCTACGTGAAGAACCTGAGCGCCGTGACGCTGGCGTTCGCCACCGGCGAGTGCGGCAGCGAGAATTGGGGCGGCATTCCCGGCGCTACGTTCGCCAGCGCCAACATCAGCCAACTGTCGAGCGCAGGCTTGCCCTACGTCGTTTCCACCGGCGGCGCCGCAGGCAGCTTCACCTGCTCCAGCACCGCGGGCATGGCCTCGTTCCTGTCCCGGTATTACACGCCGCAGATGCTGGGCGTGGACTTCGACATCGAGGCTGGCCAGACGCAGACCCAGATCAACAACCTGATCGCTGCCGCGGCCTATGGCCAATCGCTGCATCCGAGCCTGCGGTTCTCCTTCACCCTCGCCACGCTGGCTGCATCCGACGGCAGCTACGGCGGCCTCAATGCCACGGGCGACCTGGTGGTGAAGGCGATCAAGGCTTCTTCCCTCACCAACTACACGATCAACCTGATGGTGATGGACTACGGCACCGCCGGCCCCTCGATCTGTGTCGTAGTGAACGGCCAATGCGACATGGCCCAATCGGCGATCCAGGCGGCCAAGAACCTGCAACACACCTACGGCATTCCGCTGAGCAAGATCGAACTGACGCCGATGATCGGCATGAACGACAACACCAGCGAGGTCTTCACGGTCGCGAACACCGACACGGTCGTGAGCTATGCGGTGAGCAACGGGCTGGCCGGACTGCATTTCTGGTCGCTGGATCGCGATACGCCATGCAGTAGCAGCTGGGCTTCGCCCACCTGCAACTCGGTCCCGTCCACGACGCCGCTGCAGTACACCAAGCGTTTCCTCTCCGACCTGGGACGCTGACCGGCGCGGCGCGGGGCAGTCACGGCTGTCCCGCGCCTCACTTACGGAGCGCTCACGAAAGAGCGAGTATGTCTTGCCGGTCTTCGAACCCCGGGGGGCATGCCACCGTCATGAGCCGTGTCTACGACGTTGCGTCCGGCGCATTGCGCGCGCTCTACGATGCGCGAGTCTCCAATCCGCCGGTGTTGGACCTCGCCGAACGGTTCCCCGATGGCTATCGCTTTGCCGACGCCTGGACCGCCCTGCGCGACGAAGCCCTCGCGCTCACACAGCGCCTGGACACGGTACCGCGCTTCCACGAACTGATGGCCGAGCAGCGCGCGATCTCCGACAACGATGGCCACGACTGGCGCATGTACTTGCTGAAGGTATACGGCAACGACGTGGACGAGCATATGGCGGCCTGTCCCTATCTGGCCGAGCTAGTGCGGACCTCGCCCGACGTGCTGTCGGCGACACTCTCGTTTCTCGCTCCGCGCAAGCACATCCCCCGCCACCGCGGCCCTTTCAAGGGCGTTCTGCGTTTTCAGCTGGGCCTTTCCGTACCCTGCCTTGAGGACGGCCGACCCGCGGCCATACTGCGGCTGGCCGATCGCGATTACCGCATCGGCAGCGGCGAGGCCATGCTCTGGGACGACACGTACCCGCACGAGGTGTGGAACGCCAGCGACGAATGGCGCATCGCACTGCTGCTCGACGTTCGACGGCATGATCTCCCGCCGGACATGGCCATGCTCTCGCGGGTATTGATTGCCGGCATCGGAGCCGTGGCACGATGGAAACTGCCGGCGATGGTCGCCGGCGGAAGAGACGGCTGAGACGTAGGAGTTCAGCGAGAGCCGCGTAGCTCGGCTTCGAGCTCGGCAAGAAGCTTCCTCAGTTGAGTCCGATCCGGCACGGCATGGCGCGCTGCCTGCTCCACTCGTTCTGCCTGCGCACAGACAACGCTCTCACCCAGCACGACCGTGCCGCCTTTGATGCGATGGGCATGACGGACGACCGTCGACCAGTCGCCAAGGTCGATCGCCTCACGAATGATGACGGCGTCGCGCCGGCTTTCACGCAGGAACAGCAGCCGTACGGCGTCGGACAAGCTTTCTTCCGGCGGCTGCACCGTCGCGCAAATCGCGCGCAGGTGATCGAGACTCACCGGCCAATCGACCGCGGCATCGATGTCGGGCCACCGGCCATCTTCTCCGGCGTCGCGCAAAGCGACGATGCGCGCCGAGGGAAATCCGCATTTACGCTCCGCACGCCGGATGGCGGAAGCCAGTCGCCGCACCTCAATGTCCGCAGCCCGGCCGCCAAGCCATACCATGCGATGTGGCGCTTCCGCCGCCATCGCCAGCGCGGCTTTCGCCGCAACCGGCGCTCCGATCTCCAGGCCCAGGCAAGCGCATTGCGCCTGGAGGATCCTGGCCCTGGCCGAGTGTTCGTCGATGAGCAGAGCACGGCTGGACACATCGATTGGAGCCGTGGGTGATACCGCCGGATGCTTTTCCAGGTCGAACGCAAGCGACACGCCCGCACTTTCGTCGCCGTAGACCTCCATCTGAAGGCGGCCCCCGCCGGGGCGAGCATTTCCCCACCACATCGCTACGTGCAGGACGCCGCGGTGAAGCCGTGCGGCAACGCTATCCAGTGCGCCTTCCACCGCCTTGCAAAGCATCGACTCGTCGAGGGACAGCCACGGCAAGGGTCCGCAAGGAAGCTCGGTGCCGACTTCGACGCCTTTCCGCTCCCAGGACGCACGGCGGGTCTCGATGCAACCGCGCACTACCGCCAGCGCATCGCAGCGCCTGTCCGCTTCGGCCATGGCTTCCTCGTGCTTTCCCCCACTAGCGGGGGATTCCTTGATGCGCACTGGCCGTTTGCGTGGACGCGGGGCCATCAGCGTTACGCCACTTCCTGGGACTGCAACACCTGCTCCCGCATCTTGAACAGCTCCGCGTCGCCGCGAATGCCGAGCTTCTTGTAGGCCGTGGACTTCTGCGTACTGATCGTTTTCAGGCTGCGATTGAACTTGGCAGCGATCTGGCTGACCGACATACCGTCGAGGAAACAGCGGATCACTTCCCACTCGCGCGGCGACAAGGGCGACTGCGGCTTGGCGGTCGCTGTCATCATGAACGGCGGCAGGTAGATCTCGCCGCCCATCACCTTGGCGATCGCATCCACCATGTCGGCGGCGCCCTGGTTCTTGGCGAAGAAGCCGTTGGCACCTTCGCGCAGCAGCATGTTCACGGTGACGCTCTGGCAGAAGCCGGATACCACCAGGATGCGCAGGTTCGGATAACGCGCGCGGAGCGTCTTGACCAGGGCGACGCCATCCATGTCATCGGAGGCGAGCGAGTAATCGATCAGGACCACGTCCACCGGCGTTTCCGCCAACATGGCGCGGAGCGAGCGGCTGCAGCTGTGGCTGCCGACGACGGAGACGCTGGCCACCTGGCGAAGATGCGAGGTGAGGCCTTTGAGAATGAATTCGTGGTCGTCCAGAAGGGCGACCCGGACCGGATTGCGCGGGCCTTTGCCGGCAAGCAGGGGGCCACGGTACGTGGGAAAGGTCATGGCGGAAATCTCGCGACTGAAGCGTACGAATGAATGAGGGGAAGGGCCGTCATCGCCATCGCGATGCCATGCCGTGCCGCGCAGTGGCCGCTCCGCGATGCAGTGCCTCCGGGAACGGAGCGTCCGCATCTGAAGACCATCGTCCCGCCGAAGGGCTGGCAGCCGTTGCGCGGCATAAGGCGGGCTCGGAAATTGCAACATGCGTGCTATGACGCATCCATGGGATTTCTCGGAAAGCCTTGAGGGACAAGCGCCGGCAAGTACCGGCTTGTGAGGGAAAGGGAACACCCACGCTCGCGCGAAGCTTCCTCAGCCGCTCCGCTTTATGCCTGCACCGCTCACGCGCACGCATGCTGCGCGCGCCTGCGCCACCCGGCGCAACGCCCACCTTGGCTTGGCGGAGGTCTCGAAGTCCGATCTCCCCTTACGCCGACGCGTTAGGGGCAATAGGACTTTTCTGATTCCAGACCCGCCCGCTTTTAAGAAAACTCTTAGTCGTACGGCGCCGAGCCTTCCCTGCCAGGCCTCATGCCAGCAGCGGACGGCACGGATGCCGCAAGGCTTCCCGCATGCCACGGACGTCATGCGTCGACCCTGTGTCGAAGACAGGCCTCGCTCTACCCCGGCGCGGCCTGTCTGGAAACTCCCACGACGCACCCCGCGGACACCGCGGGGCGCGCCCTCGCGCGACGTGTGCCCCGCCTCCGACGGAAAGCACGCGCGATCGCCCGGCATGCGCCGGGCCGACGGGCGCGACAGCCGCAGCGCGACCATGTCTTCAGTACCGCCCCTACAACGCGACCGCTTCACGTCGTCGTCCCATGTTGCGGCGGCGACGCGGCAGTCGCTGCGCCCGCCGCGCCGCACGGCGCTGGCCGTCGCGCTCGTCCTGCTCTGCGGTTCCGGGACGCTGGCCGCGACCAACGATCCGCATGCCTCACTAGTTGCAGAAGCCTACGCGCGCCGCGACGCGGGACATCGCATCGACGCCCTGGCCCTCTGCGAGAACATCCTGCA
It contains:
- a CDS encoding alpha/beta hydrolase, with protein sequence MGKKASVVLVHGAWGDGSHWSKMIPVLHAKGYGVCAVQNPLTSLADDIERTRRLIEAQDGPVLLVGHSYGGAVISGAGHAPKVAGLVYVAAFAPDEGETVRGLLGRHESPAGAKAIRPDQYGFLWLDRGLFKESFCQDLGDDAALIMAAAQKPIAARCFDDKAGPPAWKQRPCWYQASLEDHMVPPETQQWMAQRIGARRTIELAASHASMAAYPHELVALIDEAAAQL
- a CDS encoding META and DUF4377 domain-containing protein; the encoded protein is MKFRLMLLPLALAACSQTPPDHADGAPAATASTSVPAPAPAPASSAPAAAFDTATLAKYHWRLTEATGGDGKRIDALFVRPDHPLQLDFVRDRLSVGNACNRLGGNFSVQGNRLKLGQMAQTMMACADPALSALDSAISQRLQGQPKIQLKDEGNAPTLSLAGDNGDTLVFTGDPTAETRYGGAGETVFLEVAPETKPCSHPLIPNKQCLQVRERKYGANGVVESSGEWQPLYQDIEGYTHEPGVRNVLRVKRFAVKHPPADAPSTAYVLDMVAESAIAPQKK
- a CDS encoding YciI family protein: MKFLVMIYCDDSLLGDLPDGQFDTMMRGCLDKADELKRNGTLIDSQKLQAPSQSRTMRIRQGRTTVVDGPFAETKEYLGGFNLIEARDMDEALEIAKSFPWASIGSIEVRPVADLEEERRRVSVAA
- a CDS encoding carbohydrate-binding protein; protein product: MRSRALSMLFGSSAGAMAWAGLFAVAPMSTAVAQALPACAPAWSATAVYVGGDVASENGTNYKANWWTQGNDPATNNGGPGTGQPWTSQGSCSGSTGGGTGGGSGGGSGGGTPPPPPGTGANLLFSPYKDATINLNWNTNTMQTAAATGTPIPLVGSGSLYASYVKNLSAVTLAFATGECGSENWGGIPGATFASANISQLSSAGLPYVVSTGGAAGSFTCSSTAGMASFLSRYYTPQMLGVDFDIEAGQTQTQINNLIAAAAYGQSLHPSLRFSFTLATLAASDGSYGGLNATGDLVVKAIKASSLTNYTINLMVMDYGTAGPSICVVVNGQCDMAQSAIQAAKNLQHTYGIPLSKIELTPMIGMNDNTSEVFTVANTDTVVSYAVSNGLAGLHFWSLDRDTPCSSSWASPTCNSVPSTTPLQYTKRFLSDLGR
- a CDS encoding aspartyl/asparaginyl beta-hydroxylase domain-containing protein, which translates into the protein MSRVYDVASGALRALYDARVSNPPVLDLAERFPDGYRFADAWTALRDEALALTQRLDTVPRFHELMAEQRAISDNDGHDWRMYLLKVYGNDVDEHMAACPYLAELVRTSPDVLSATLSFLAPRKHIPRHRGPFKGVLRFQLGLSVPCLEDGRPAAILRLADRDYRIGSGEAMLWDDTYPHEVWNASDEWRIALLLDVRRHDLPPDMAMLSRVLIAGIGAVARWKLPAMVAGGRDG
- a CDS encoding Hpt domain-containing protein — protein: MAEADRRCDALAVVRGCIETRRASWERKGVEVGTELPCGPLPWLSLDESMLCKAVEGALDSVAARLHRGVLHVAMWWGNARPGGGRLQMEVYGDESAGVSLAFDLEKHPAVSPTAPIDVSSRALLIDEHSARARILQAQCACLGLEIGAPVAAKAALAMAAEAPHRMVWLGGRAADIEVRRLASAIRRAERKCGFPSARIVALRDAGEDGRWPDIDAAVDWPVSLDHLRAICATVQPPEESLSDAVRLLFLRESRRDAVIIREAIDLGDWSTVVRHAHRIKGGTVVLGESVVCAQAERVEQAARHAVPDRTQLRKLLAELEAELRGSR
- a CDS encoding response regulator transcription factor: MTFPTYRGPLLAGKGPRNPVRVALLDDHEFILKGLTSHLRQVASVSVVGSHSCSRSLRAMLAETPVDVVLIDYSLASDDMDGVALVKTLRARYPNLRILVVSGFCQSVTVNMLLREGANGFFAKNQGAADMVDAIAKVMGGEIYLPPFMMTATAKPQSPLSPREWEVIRCFLDGMSVSQIAAKFNRSLKTISTQKSTAYKKLGIRGDAELFKMREQVLQSQEVA